The proteins below are encoded in one region of Phaseolus vulgaris cultivar G19833 chromosome 1, P. vulgaris v2.0, whole genome shotgun sequence:
- the LOC137815447 gene encoding protein SMALL AUXIN UP-REGULATED RNA 51-like codes for MSVDLKKSNKIREIVRLQQILKKWRRLANSSKTTGTTNVGTSTTTSKSIKFLKRTLSLSEREGGSSNVVPKGYLAVCVGEELKRFTIPTEYLGHQAFQILLREAEEEFGFQQTGVLRIPCEVAVFQSILKMVERKGDMSPSQDCRLSIEEMLMGYCSENQLAYSHHPQSPLCR; via the coding sequence ATGTCTGTGGATCTAAAGAAATCTAACAAGATCAGAGAAATTGTTAGACTTCAACAGATCCTCAAGAAATGGAGAAGGCTAGCTAATTCTTCAAAAACCACTGGTACCACCAATGTGGGCACTTCCACAACCACCAGCAAGAGTATAAAGTTTCTGAAGAGAACCCTTTCCCTATCAGAACGTGAGGGAGGTTCAAGCAATGTTGTTCCAAAAGGGTACCTAGCTGTTTGTGTTGGTGAAGAGCTTAAGAGGTTCACTATACCAACTGAGTACTTGGGTCACCAAGCCTTTCAGATTCTTCTGAGAGAAGCAGAAGAAGAATTTGGATTTCAACAAACAGGTGTTCTCAGGATTCCTTGTGAAGTGGCTGTTTTTCAGAGTATCTTGAAGATGGTGGAAAGGAAAGGGGACATGTCTCCCTCCCAAGATTGTAGACTCAGCATTGAAGAGATGTTGATGGGGTACTGCTCAGAAAACCAGCTTGCATATTCTCACCATCCTCAAAGTCCATTGTGCAGATAA